In Canis lupus familiaris isolate Mischka breed German Shepherd chromosome 9, alternate assembly UU_Cfam_GSD_1.0, whole genome shotgun sequence, a single window of DNA contains:
- the HEXD gene encoding hexosaminidase D isoform X7 → MEFVLKHEALAHLREVALFPNTLNPHEAESLALVGAMISQVMELHPGARWLHVGCDEVYYLGEGEASRRWLQQEHNTKARLCLSHMKAVACHVLARHPATRPLVWDDMLRAIPEDQLAASGVPQLVEPVLWDYGADLDVHGKALLMEKYRKCGFLRLWAASAFKGATGASQALTPIEHHLRNNVQWLRVAARGPADMLQGIVLTGWQRYDHFSVLCELLPVGIPSLAVCLQSLLHGGFAEDVKARVENFLGISNLETTDFTGEGAGSFPGSDILALVTHVSLHLRSSVDALLERDRRAGLLAAVGPPVWLCPQVRDRLVWPLPPPAEAHPPRHGPAHPAPGAQPPGQVEHRGAGAGGRPAARLLPGRRGGVAGGERASQPAAAAGLAAGPEGGSQRQPQPAGGSGPLRAGPCVRPMSAPAAPMGQTVSAWKASGKCARKTRRGLLPDCV, encoded by the exons ATGGAG TTTGTGCTGAAGCACGAGGCTCTCGCTCACCTCCGAGAAGTGGCACTTTTCCCTAACACCCTGAACCCGCATGAGGCCGAGTCCCTGGCCCTGGTGGGAGCCATGATCAGCCAGGTCATGGAGCTGCACCCGGGCGCCCGGTGGCTCCATGTCGGCTGCGACGAG GTCTACTACCTCGGGGAGGGCGAGGCCTCGAGACGGTGGCTGCAGCAGGAGCACAACACCAAAGCCAGACTGTGCCTGTCCCACATGAAGGCGGTGGCCTGCCACGTGCTGGCCCGGCACCCGGCCACCAGGCCCCTGGTGTGGGACGACATGCTGCGGGCCATCCCCGAGGACCAGCTCGCAG CATCGGGGGTCCCACAGCTGGTGGAGCCCGTGCTCTGGGACTATGGGGCCGACCTGGACGTCCACGGCAAAG CTCTTCTCATGGAAAAGTACCGGAAGTGTGGTTTTCTCCGGCTGTGGGCTGCCAGCGCTTTCAAGGGGGCCACGGGGGCGAGCCAGGCCCTGACCCCCATCGAGCACCACCTCAGGAACAATGTGCAGTGGCTGCGGGTGGCAGCCAGGGGGCCAGCGGACATGCTGCAGGGCATCGTCCTGACCGGCTGGCAGAG GTACGACCACTTCTCGGTGCTGTGCGAGCTGCTGCCCGTGGGGATCCCGTCCCTGGCCGTCTGCCTGCAGTCGCTCCTACACG GAGGTTTTGCTGAAGACGTTAAAGCAAGAGTGGAGAACTTTCTCGGGATTTCAAACCTAGAAACGACTGACTTTACAGG CGAGGGCGCCGGCTCCTTCCCCGGTAGCGACATCCTGGCCCTCGTCACGCACGTCAGCCTCCACCTGCGCAGCTCTGTGGACGCGCTGCTGGAGAGGgacag gcgGGCTGGGCTGCTGGCTGCCGTGGGCCCACCTGTGTGGCTCTGCCCCCAGGTACGTGACCGGCTGGTTTGGCCCCTACCACCGCCGGCGGAAGCTCATCCACCCCGTCATGGTCCAGCACATCCAGCCCCCGGCGCTCAG CCTCCTGGCCAGGTGGAGCACCGTGGTGCAGGAGCTGGAGGCCGCCCTGCGGCGCGTCTTCTACCCGGACGCCGTGGAGGAGTGGCTGGAGGAGAACGTGCGTCCCAGCCTGCAGCGGCTGCAGGCCTTGCTGCAGGACCTGAGGGAGGCAGCCAGCGCCAGCCCCAGCCCGCAGGCGGGTCGGGACCCCTGAGGGCCGGGCCCTGCGTCCGTCCAATGTCCGCCCCTGCCGCACCCATGGGGCAGACGGTTAGCGCCTGGAAGGCAAGTGGAAAATGTGCAAGGAAAACACGCAGGGGCCTGCTTCCTGATTGTGTGTAG
- the HEXD gene encoding hexosaminidase D isoform X2 gives MRTPPAHTSRLRSVPSLVPGKLIWKKRPDKGLFYDFLRNSEMSGSSPFKMRLVHLDLKGAPPKVSYLSEVFPLFHALGANGLLLEYEDMFPYEGHLRLLRAKHAYSPPEIKEILHLATLNELEVIPLVQTFGHMEFVLKHEALAHLREVALFPNTLNPHEAESLALVGAMISQVMELHPGARWLHVGCDEVYYLGEGEASRRWLQQEHNTKARLCLSHMKAVACHVLARHPATRPLVWDDMLRAIPEDQLAASGVPQLVEPVLWDYGADLDVHGKALLMEKYRKCGFLRLWAASAFKGATGASQALTPIEHHLRNNVQWLRVAARGPADMLQGIVLTGWQRYDHFSVLCELLPVGIPSLAVCLQSLLHGGFAEDVKARVENFLGISNLETTDFTGEGAGSFPGSDILALVTHVSLHLRSSVDALLERDRRAGLLAAVGPPVWLCPQVRDRLVWPLPPPAEAHPPRHGPAHPAPGAQPPGQVEHRGAGAGGRPAARLLPGRRGGVAGGERASQPAAAAGLAAGPEGGSQRQPQPAGGSGPLRAGPCVRPMSAPAAPMGQTVSAWKASGKCARKTRRGLLPDCV, from the exons ATGCGCACGCCACCCGCGCACACCTCCCGGCTCAGAAGTGTTCCAAGTCTAGTCCCTGGGAAATTGATTtg GAAGAAGCGCCCAGATAAGGGATTGTTCTATGACTTCCTGAGAAATAGTGAAATGTCAGGTTCTTCACCATTTAAGATGCGATTAGTTCATTTGGACCTTAAAGGAGCTCCACCAAAGGTCTCCTACCTCTCTGAG GTCTTTCCTCTGTTCCATGCCCTTGGCGCCAACGGGCTCCTCCTCGAGTACGAAGACATGTTTCCCTACGAGGGCCACCTCAGGCTTCTGAGAGCCAAGCACGCATACAG CCCCCCTGAAATTAAAGAGATCCTACATCTGGCTACACTGAATGAGCTAGAGGTCATTCCGTTGGTGCAGACATTTGGACACATGGAG TTTGTGCTGAAGCACGAGGCTCTCGCTCACCTCCGAGAAGTGGCACTTTTCCCTAACACCCTGAACCCGCATGAGGCCGAGTCCCTGGCCCTGGTGGGAGCCATGATCAGCCAGGTCATGGAGCTGCACCCGGGCGCCCGGTGGCTCCATGTCGGCTGCGACGAG GTCTACTACCTCGGGGAGGGCGAGGCCTCGAGACGGTGGCTGCAGCAGGAGCACAACACCAAAGCCAGACTGTGCCTGTCCCACATGAAGGCGGTGGCCTGCCACGTGCTGGCCCGGCACCCGGCCACCAGGCCCCTGGTGTGGGACGACATGCTGCGGGCCATCCCCGAGGACCAGCTCGCAG CATCGGGGGTCCCACAGCTGGTGGAGCCCGTGCTCTGGGACTATGGGGCCGACCTGGACGTCCACGGCAAAG CTCTTCTCATGGAAAAGTACCGGAAGTGTGGTTTTCTCCGGCTGTGGGCTGCCAGCGCTTTCAAGGGGGCCACGGGGGCGAGCCAGGCCCTGACCCCCATCGAGCACCACCTCAGGAACAATGTGCAGTGGCTGCGGGTGGCAGCCAGGGGGCCAGCGGACATGCTGCAGGGCATCGTCCTGACCGGCTGGCAGAG GTACGACCACTTCTCGGTGCTGTGCGAGCTGCTGCCCGTGGGGATCCCGTCCCTGGCCGTCTGCCTGCAGTCGCTCCTACACG GAGGTTTTGCTGAAGACGTTAAAGCAAGAGTGGAGAACTTTCTCGGGATTTCAAACCTAGAAACGACTGACTTTACAGG CGAGGGCGCCGGCTCCTTCCCCGGTAGCGACATCCTGGCCCTCGTCACGCACGTCAGCCTCCACCTGCGCAGCTCTGTGGACGCGCTGCTGGAGAGGgacag gcgGGCTGGGCTGCTGGCTGCCGTGGGCCCACCTGTGTGGCTCTGCCCCCAGGTACGTGACCGGCTGGTTTGGCCCCTACCACCGCCGGCGGAAGCTCATCCACCCCGTCATGGTCCAGCACATCCAGCCCCCGGCGCTCAG CCTCCTGGCCAGGTGGAGCACCGTGGTGCAGGAGCTGGAGGCCGCCCTGCGGCGCGTCTTCTACCCGGACGCCGTGGAGGAGTGGCTGGAGGAGAACGTGCGTCCCAGCCTGCAGCGGCTGCAGGCCTTGCTGCAGGACCTGAGGGAGGCAGCCAGCGCCAGCCCCAGCCCGCAGGCGGGTCGGGACCCCTGAGGGCCGGGCCCTGCGTCCGTCCAATGTCCGCCCCTGCCGCACCCATGGGGCAGACGGTTAGCGCCTGGAAGGCAAGTGGAAAATGTGCAAGGAAAACACGCAGGGGCCTGCTTCCTGATTGTGTGTAG
- the HEXD gene encoding hexosaminidase D isoform X6 produces the protein MSGSSPFKMRLVHLDLKGAPPKVSYLSEVFPLFHALGANGLLLEYEDMFPYEGHLRLLRAKHAYSPPEIKEILHLATLNELEVIPLVQTFGHMEFVLKHEALAHLREVALFPNTLNPHEAESLALVGAMISQVMELHPGARWLHVGCDEVYYLGEGEASRRWLQQEHNTKARLCLSHMKAVACHVLARHPATRPLVWDDMLRAIPEDQLAASGVPQLVEPVLWDYGADLDVHGKALLMEKYRKCGFLRLWAASAFKGATGASQALTPIEHHLRNNVQWLRVAARGPADMLQGIVLTGWQRYDHFSVLCELLPVGIPSLAVCLQSLLHGGFAEDVKARVENFLGISNLETTDFTGYVTGWFGPYHRRRKLIHPVMVQHIQPPALSLLARWSTVVQELEAALRRVFYPDAVEEWLEENVRPSLQRLQALLQDLREAASASPSPQAGRDP, from the exons ATGTCAGGTTCTTCACCATTTAAGATGCGATTAGTTCATTTGGACCTTAAAGGAGCTCCACCAAAGGTCTCCTACCTCTCTGAG GTCTTTCCTCTGTTCCATGCCCTTGGCGCCAACGGGCTCCTCCTCGAGTACGAAGACATGTTTCCCTACGAGGGCCACCTCAGGCTTCTGAGAGCCAAGCACGCATACAG CCCCCCTGAAATTAAAGAGATCCTACATCTGGCTACACTGAATGAGCTAGAGGTCATTCCGTTGGTGCAGACATTTGGACACATGGAG TTTGTGCTGAAGCACGAGGCTCTCGCTCACCTCCGAGAAGTGGCACTTTTCCCTAACACCCTGAACCCGCATGAGGCCGAGTCCCTGGCCCTGGTGGGAGCCATGATCAGCCAGGTCATGGAGCTGCACCCGGGCGCCCGGTGGCTCCATGTCGGCTGCGACGAG GTCTACTACCTCGGGGAGGGCGAGGCCTCGAGACGGTGGCTGCAGCAGGAGCACAACACCAAAGCCAGACTGTGCCTGTCCCACATGAAGGCGGTGGCCTGCCACGTGCTGGCCCGGCACCCGGCCACCAGGCCCCTGGTGTGGGACGACATGCTGCGGGCCATCCCCGAGGACCAGCTCGCAG CATCGGGGGTCCCACAGCTGGTGGAGCCCGTGCTCTGGGACTATGGGGCCGACCTGGACGTCCACGGCAAAG CTCTTCTCATGGAAAAGTACCGGAAGTGTGGTTTTCTCCGGCTGTGGGCTGCCAGCGCTTTCAAGGGGGCCACGGGGGCGAGCCAGGCCCTGACCCCCATCGAGCACCACCTCAGGAACAATGTGCAGTGGCTGCGGGTGGCAGCCAGGGGGCCAGCGGACATGCTGCAGGGCATCGTCCTGACCGGCTGGCAGAG GTACGACCACTTCTCGGTGCTGTGCGAGCTGCTGCCCGTGGGGATCCCGTCCCTGGCCGTCTGCCTGCAGTCGCTCCTACACG GAGGTTTTGCTGAAGACGTTAAAGCAAGAGTGGAGAACTTTCTCGGGATTTCAAACCTAGAAACGACTGACTTTACAGG GTACGTGACCGGCTGGTTTGGCCCCTACCACCGCCGGCGGAAGCTCATCCACCCCGTCATGGTCCAGCACATCCAGCCCCCGGCGCTCAG CCTCCTGGCCAGGTGGAGCACCGTGGTGCAGGAGCTGGAGGCCGCCCTGCGGCGCGTCTTCTACCCGGACGCCGTGGAGGAGTGGCTGGAGGAGAACGTGCGTCCCAGCCTGCAGCGGCTGCAGGCCTTGCTGCAGGACCTGAGGGAGGCAGCCAGCGCCAGCCCCAGCCCGCAGGCGGGTCGGGACCCCTGA
- the HEXD gene encoding hexosaminidase D isoform X5 — translation MFPYEGHLRLLRAKHAYSPPEIKEILHLATLNELEVIPLVQTFGHMEFVLKHEALAHLREVALFPNTLNPHEAESLALVGAMISQVMELHPGARWLHVGCDEVYYLGEGEASRRWLQQEHNTKARLCLSHMKAVACHVLARHPATRPLVWDDMLRAIPEDQLAASGVPQLVEPVLWDYGADLDVHGKALLMEKYRKCGFLRLWAASAFKGATGASQALTPIEHHLRNNVQWLRVAARGPADMLQGIVLTGWQRYDHFSVLCELLPVGIPSLAVCLQSLLHGGFAEDVKARVENFLGISNLETTDFTGEGAGSFPGSDILALVTHVSLHLRSSVDALLERDRRAGLLAAVGPPVWLCPQVRDRLVWPLPPPAEAHPPRHGPAHPAPGAQPPGQVEHRGAGAGGRPAARLLPGRRGGVAGGERASQPAAAAGLAAGPEGGSQRQPQPAGGSGPLRAGPCVRPMSAPAAPMGQTVSAWKASGKCARKTRRGLLPDCV, via the exons ATGTTTCCCTACGAGGGCCACCTCAGGCTTCTGAGAGCCAAGCACGCATACAG CCCCCCTGAAATTAAAGAGATCCTACATCTGGCTACACTGAATGAGCTAGAGGTCATTCCGTTGGTGCAGACATTTGGACACATGGAG TTTGTGCTGAAGCACGAGGCTCTCGCTCACCTCCGAGAAGTGGCACTTTTCCCTAACACCCTGAACCCGCATGAGGCCGAGTCCCTGGCCCTGGTGGGAGCCATGATCAGCCAGGTCATGGAGCTGCACCCGGGCGCCCGGTGGCTCCATGTCGGCTGCGACGAG GTCTACTACCTCGGGGAGGGCGAGGCCTCGAGACGGTGGCTGCAGCAGGAGCACAACACCAAAGCCAGACTGTGCCTGTCCCACATGAAGGCGGTGGCCTGCCACGTGCTGGCCCGGCACCCGGCCACCAGGCCCCTGGTGTGGGACGACATGCTGCGGGCCATCCCCGAGGACCAGCTCGCAG CATCGGGGGTCCCACAGCTGGTGGAGCCCGTGCTCTGGGACTATGGGGCCGACCTGGACGTCCACGGCAAAG CTCTTCTCATGGAAAAGTACCGGAAGTGTGGTTTTCTCCGGCTGTGGGCTGCCAGCGCTTTCAAGGGGGCCACGGGGGCGAGCCAGGCCCTGACCCCCATCGAGCACCACCTCAGGAACAATGTGCAGTGGCTGCGGGTGGCAGCCAGGGGGCCAGCGGACATGCTGCAGGGCATCGTCCTGACCGGCTGGCAGAG GTACGACCACTTCTCGGTGCTGTGCGAGCTGCTGCCCGTGGGGATCCCGTCCCTGGCCGTCTGCCTGCAGTCGCTCCTACACG GAGGTTTTGCTGAAGACGTTAAAGCAAGAGTGGAGAACTTTCTCGGGATTTCAAACCTAGAAACGACTGACTTTACAGG CGAGGGCGCCGGCTCCTTCCCCGGTAGCGACATCCTGGCCCTCGTCACGCACGTCAGCCTCCACCTGCGCAGCTCTGTGGACGCGCTGCTGGAGAGGgacag gcgGGCTGGGCTGCTGGCTGCCGTGGGCCCACCTGTGTGGCTCTGCCCCCAGGTACGTGACCGGCTGGTTTGGCCCCTACCACCGCCGGCGGAAGCTCATCCACCCCGTCATGGTCCAGCACATCCAGCCCCCGGCGCTCAG CCTCCTGGCCAGGTGGAGCACCGTGGTGCAGGAGCTGGAGGCCGCCCTGCGGCGCGTCTTCTACCCGGACGCCGTGGAGGAGTGGCTGGAGGAGAACGTGCGTCCCAGCCTGCAGCGGCTGCAGGCCTTGCTGCAGGACCTGAGGGAGGCAGCCAGCGCCAGCCCCAGCCCGCAGGCGGGTCGGGACCCCTGAGGGCCGGGCCCTGCGTCCGTCCAATGTCCGCCCCTGCCGCACCCATGGGGCAGACGGTTAGCGCCTGGAAGGCAAGTGGAAAATGTGCAAGGAAAACACGCAGGGGCCTGCTTCCTGATTGTGTGTAG
- the HEXD gene encoding hexosaminidase D isoform X4, producing MSGSSPFKMRLVHLDLKGAPPKVSYLSEVFPLFHALGANGLLLEYEDMFPYEGHLRLLRAKHAYSPPEIKEILHLATLNELEVIPLVQTFGHMEFVLKHEALAHLREVALFPNTLNPHEAESLALVGAMISQVMELHPGARWLHVGCDEVYYLGEGEASRRWLQQEHNTKARLCLSHMKAVACHVLARHPATRPLVWDDMLRAIPEDQLAASGVPQLVEPVLWDYGADLDVHGKALLMEKYRKCGFLRLWAASAFKGATGASQALTPIEHHLRNNVQWLRVAARGPADMLQGIVLTGWQRYDHFSVLCELLPVGIPSLAVCLQSLLHGGFAEDVKARVENFLGISNLETTDFTGEGAGSFPGSDILALVTHVSLHLRSSVDALLERDRYVTGWFGPYHRRRKLIHPVMVQHIQPPALSLLARWSTVVQELEAALRRVFYPDAVEEWLEENVRPSLQRLQALLQDLREAASASPSPQAGRDP from the exons ATGTCAGGTTCTTCACCATTTAAGATGCGATTAGTTCATTTGGACCTTAAAGGAGCTCCACCAAAGGTCTCCTACCTCTCTGAG GTCTTTCCTCTGTTCCATGCCCTTGGCGCCAACGGGCTCCTCCTCGAGTACGAAGACATGTTTCCCTACGAGGGCCACCTCAGGCTTCTGAGAGCCAAGCACGCATACAG CCCCCCTGAAATTAAAGAGATCCTACATCTGGCTACACTGAATGAGCTAGAGGTCATTCCGTTGGTGCAGACATTTGGACACATGGAG TTTGTGCTGAAGCACGAGGCTCTCGCTCACCTCCGAGAAGTGGCACTTTTCCCTAACACCCTGAACCCGCATGAGGCCGAGTCCCTGGCCCTGGTGGGAGCCATGATCAGCCAGGTCATGGAGCTGCACCCGGGCGCCCGGTGGCTCCATGTCGGCTGCGACGAG GTCTACTACCTCGGGGAGGGCGAGGCCTCGAGACGGTGGCTGCAGCAGGAGCACAACACCAAAGCCAGACTGTGCCTGTCCCACATGAAGGCGGTGGCCTGCCACGTGCTGGCCCGGCACCCGGCCACCAGGCCCCTGGTGTGGGACGACATGCTGCGGGCCATCCCCGAGGACCAGCTCGCAG CATCGGGGGTCCCACAGCTGGTGGAGCCCGTGCTCTGGGACTATGGGGCCGACCTGGACGTCCACGGCAAAG CTCTTCTCATGGAAAAGTACCGGAAGTGTGGTTTTCTCCGGCTGTGGGCTGCCAGCGCTTTCAAGGGGGCCACGGGGGCGAGCCAGGCCCTGACCCCCATCGAGCACCACCTCAGGAACAATGTGCAGTGGCTGCGGGTGGCAGCCAGGGGGCCAGCGGACATGCTGCAGGGCATCGTCCTGACCGGCTGGCAGAG GTACGACCACTTCTCGGTGCTGTGCGAGCTGCTGCCCGTGGGGATCCCGTCCCTGGCCGTCTGCCTGCAGTCGCTCCTACACG GAGGTTTTGCTGAAGACGTTAAAGCAAGAGTGGAGAACTTTCTCGGGATTTCAAACCTAGAAACGACTGACTTTACAGG CGAGGGCGCCGGCTCCTTCCCCGGTAGCGACATCCTGGCCCTCGTCACGCACGTCAGCCTCCACCTGCGCAGCTCTGTGGACGCGCTGCTGGAGAGGgacag GTACGTGACCGGCTGGTTTGGCCCCTACCACCGCCGGCGGAAGCTCATCCACCCCGTCATGGTCCAGCACATCCAGCCCCCGGCGCTCAG CCTCCTGGCCAGGTGGAGCACCGTGGTGCAGGAGCTGGAGGCCGCCCTGCGGCGCGTCTTCTACCCGGACGCCGTGGAGGAGTGGCTGGAGGAGAACGTGCGTCCCAGCCTGCAGCGGCTGCAGGCCTTGCTGCAGGACCTGAGGGAGGCAGCCAGCGCCAGCCCCAGCCCGCAGGCGGGTCGGGACCCCTGA
- the HEXD gene encoding hexosaminidase D isoform X3: MSGSSPFKMRLVHLDLKGAPPKVSYLSEVFPLFHALGANGLLLEYEDMFPYEGHLRLLRAKHAYSPPEIKEILHLATLNELEVIPLVQTFGHMEFVLKHEALAHLREVALFPNTLNPHEAESLALVGAMISQVMELHPGARWLHVGCDEVYYLGEGEASRRWLQQEHNTKARLCLSHMKAVACHVLARHPATRPLVWDDMLRAIPEDQLAASGVPQLVEPVLWDYGADLDVHGKALLMEKYRKCGFLRLWAASAFKGATGASQALTPIEHHLRNNVQWLRVAARGPADMLQGIVLTGWQRYDHFSVLCELLPVGIPSLAVCLQSLLHGGFAEDVKARVENFLGISNLETTDFTGEGAGSFPGSDILALVTHVSLHLRSSVDALLERDRRAGLLAAVGPPVWLCPQVRDRLVWPLPPPAEAHPPRHGPAHPAPGAQPPGQVEHRGAGAGGRPAARLLPGRRGGVAGGERASQPAAAAGLAAGPEGGSQRQPQPAGGSGPLRAGPCVRPMSAPAAPMGQTVSAWKASGKCARKTRRGLLPDCV; this comes from the exons ATGTCAGGTTCTTCACCATTTAAGATGCGATTAGTTCATTTGGACCTTAAAGGAGCTCCACCAAAGGTCTCCTACCTCTCTGAG GTCTTTCCTCTGTTCCATGCCCTTGGCGCCAACGGGCTCCTCCTCGAGTACGAAGACATGTTTCCCTACGAGGGCCACCTCAGGCTTCTGAGAGCCAAGCACGCATACAG CCCCCCTGAAATTAAAGAGATCCTACATCTGGCTACACTGAATGAGCTAGAGGTCATTCCGTTGGTGCAGACATTTGGACACATGGAG TTTGTGCTGAAGCACGAGGCTCTCGCTCACCTCCGAGAAGTGGCACTTTTCCCTAACACCCTGAACCCGCATGAGGCCGAGTCCCTGGCCCTGGTGGGAGCCATGATCAGCCAGGTCATGGAGCTGCACCCGGGCGCCCGGTGGCTCCATGTCGGCTGCGACGAG GTCTACTACCTCGGGGAGGGCGAGGCCTCGAGACGGTGGCTGCAGCAGGAGCACAACACCAAAGCCAGACTGTGCCTGTCCCACATGAAGGCGGTGGCCTGCCACGTGCTGGCCCGGCACCCGGCCACCAGGCCCCTGGTGTGGGACGACATGCTGCGGGCCATCCCCGAGGACCAGCTCGCAG CATCGGGGGTCCCACAGCTGGTGGAGCCCGTGCTCTGGGACTATGGGGCCGACCTGGACGTCCACGGCAAAG CTCTTCTCATGGAAAAGTACCGGAAGTGTGGTTTTCTCCGGCTGTGGGCTGCCAGCGCTTTCAAGGGGGCCACGGGGGCGAGCCAGGCCCTGACCCCCATCGAGCACCACCTCAGGAACAATGTGCAGTGGCTGCGGGTGGCAGCCAGGGGGCCAGCGGACATGCTGCAGGGCATCGTCCTGACCGGCTGGCAGAG GTACGACCACTTCTCGGTGCTGTGCGAGCTGCTGCCCGTGGGGATCCCGTCCCTGGCCGTCTGCCTGCAGTCGCTCCTACACG GAGGTTTTGCTGAAGACGTTAAAGCAAGAGTGGAGAACTTTCTCGGGATTTCAAACCTAGAAACGACTGACTTTACAGG CGAGGGCGCCGGCTCCTTCCCCGGTAGCGACATCCTGGCCCTCGTCACGCACGTCAGCCTCCACCTGCGCAGCTCTGTGGACGCGCTGCTGGAGAGGgacag gcgGGCTGGGCTGCTGGCTGCCGTGGGCCCACCTGTGTGGCTCTGCCCCCAGGTACGTGACCGGCTGGTTTGGCCCCTACCACCGCCGGCGGAAGCTCATCCACCCCGTCATGGTCCAGCACATCCAGCCCCCGGCGCTCAG CCTCCTGGCCAGGTGGAGCACCGTGGTGCAGGAGCTGGAGGCCGCCCTGCGGCGCGTCTTCTACCCGGACGCCGTGGAGGAGTGGCTGGAGGAGAACGTGCGTCCCAGCCTGCAGCGGCTGCAGGCCTTGCTGCAGGACCTGAGGGAGGCAGCCAGCGCCAGCCCCAGCCCGCAGGCGGGTCGGGACCCCTGAGGGCCGGGCCCTGCGTCCGTCCAATGTCCGCCCCTGCCGCACCCATGGGGCAGACGGTTAGCGCCTGGAAGGCAAGTGGAAAATGTGCAAGGAAAACACGCAGGGGCCTGCTTCCTGATTGTGTGTAG